The Asterias amurensis chromosome 21, ASM3211899v1 genome has a segment encoding these proteins:
- the LOC139953095 gene encoding uncharacterized protein — protein MKTPCQFHHVSLGVVVTTEISYCGCDSGNTDASRRQSNASYLYNHLETLHPEDNIIQKSDSKTSSKLDQEDLLLRIIEREDGITGPGGAETQDEGNQRMPSGTSESRDGRDLTMNVIGCLPDNTQQAIKSFSIKRETEHLVLSFPFMADVLRQLTLKDWTKSNRILTPMMFCDHSLRLTSSHRAAVTLAPDFERLALCVVQFTIYRSDTTEGVLQHYKHLLSTIYQDLPKIHFQFPRIVILDNSTDPGMISTLCTDLWRSMSPSCHRRTHIPPLFEVTRLNTGVFQQCVDDTYTALSGQDRDRFLSLIKLLLSTKCSPKEMVKTEKLLGNKIVPAAIQEFWLIWGHELLKPLIFPVAKATWDSEDHDDSSAGISWKTLFNPHWRTSDKTNSNPQKKRKVMKGVIQEVVKRLKGQIAQVTSKEPVKARPSLCRCDFCCRHTTPISSTGNA, from the exons ATGAAGACACCATGCCAATTTCATCATGTTTCACTTGGTGTTGTTGTAACAACCGAAATCAGCTATTGCGG ATGTGACTCAGGAAACACTGATGCTTCAAGAAGGCAGAGCAATGCGTCTTATCTATACAACCATCTTGAGACACTCCACCCAGAAGACAACATCATCCAGAAGTCAGATTCCAAAACCTCATCCAAGCTAGATCAGGAAGATTTACTTCTCCGAATAATAGAGAGAGAAGACGGCATAACTGGTCCTGGTGGTGCAGAGACGCAAGATGAAGGAAACCAGCGGATGCCATCGGGTACCAGTGAGTCTCGTGATGGGAGGGATTTAACCATGAATGTGATAGGATGTCTTCCCGATAATACGCAACAG gccATCAAAAGTTTTTCAATCAAAAGGGAGACGGAACATCTCGTCTTATCATTCCCGTTCATGGCGGACGTTCTAAGACAATTAACACTCAAGGACTGGACCAAGTCTAACAGAATCTTAACTCCCATGATGTTTTGCGACCATTCTTTGAGGCTGACAAGCTCTCACCGAGCTGCAGTAACTCTCGCGCCTGATTTTGAAAG ACTTGCTCTATGTGTGGTCCAGTTTACCATCTACCGCAGTGATACCACAGAGGGCGTACTGCAACATTACAAGCATTTACTCTCCACAATCTATCAAGACTTGCCGAAGATACATTTTCAATTTCCC CGAATTGTGATCCTTGATAACTCAACAGACCCCGGGATGATATCGACCCTTTGTACTGATTTATGGCGATCTATGTCCCCGTCGTGTCACCGCAGAACACAC ATACCCCCATTGTTTGAAGTAACAAGGCTCAACACTGGAGTGTTCCAGCAGTGTGTGGATGACACGTATACCGCCCTCTCGGGACAAGATAGGGACCGTTTTCTGTCCCTCATCAAACTCCTCCTGTCCACGAAATGCTCACCAAAGGAGATGGTGAAAACAGAGAAGCTGTTAGGG AACAAGATTGTCCCGGCAGCCATCCAGGAATTCTGGTTGATATGGGGTCATGAACTCCTTAAGCCGTTGATATTCCCAGTTGCTAAGGCAACCTGGGATTCAGAGGATCATGACGACTCTTCAGCAGGGATTAGCTGGAAGACGTTGTTTAATCCACATTGGAGAACTTCGGACAAAACCAACAGCAATCCGCAAAAGAAGAGGAAGGTCATGAAAGGGGTCATACAAGAGGTCGTCAAGAGGTTAAAAGGTCAAATTGCGCAGGTCACTTCAA AAGAGCCAGTGAAAGCCAGACCAAGCCTGTGTCGATGTGACTTCTGCTGCCGACATACAACCCCAATATCCAGTACTGGTAACGCGTGA